Proteins encoded together in one Anopheles darlingi chromosome 3, idAnoDarlMG_H_01, whole genome shotgun sequence window:
- the LOC125957472 gene encoding zinc finger protein 436-like, with product MSEIANFADYSSGNVLLYDSRVCRLCGEENENGLPLFRNGTVKGACEISQLINRYLPVAVQDDGISPRWICPGCHIQLESTAQFFEMILKGQQLVEQLLFREIEREKERELAVASKNITVARVEDLGPLYDTLLDQAKWNELFSKAEISVTACVGNDLPPLELHELEDLLKPINDKDTRQDQVPFIAEEESPVREPSTDEANELGEKDWIVNSDVSKAGGRLIGFVQNNNATDIGSLVVVESTTGSSRTQAKFICDICAASFAHERRYVRHRKTHAVLFECSDCLVKFGTTDKLKRHQQQKAHRGQGIVDGIQLNKKTAQRVQSVSHGTDNVDQYACDNCDNTFPELQTVLKHEETVHASENRTYVCSACGKSFRQKDLLKRHQSTHTEGRPHRCTVCEAAFKTRSTLSKHTKLHDAEVKRFPCTLCDLQFRYKAGLKQHLNVHAGVKPFQCQYCERRFSQRGNLKEHLRTHSGDKPFSCDSCEARFSTSSQQRMHVMRHNSARPHGCELCSKTFIALEAYKTHMRRHRNEKPFGCSDCPRSFFERWALRKHIRTHTLEKPYTCKYCGKAFSDSSNMTRHVATIHGGERKGSKVESSEEPPEPADQATVMTMSDEVDTMVTALPEDELLSLESVVLMNDQ from the exons ATGTCGGAAATCGCGAATTTCGCGGATTATTCGTCGGGAAATGTGCTGCTTTACGATTCCCGGGTGTGCCGGTTGTGCGGggaagagaacgagaatgGACTGCCGTTGTTCCGGAATGGTACGGTTAAGGGTGCGTGCGAGATCAGCCAGCTCATCAACCGGTATTTGCCGGTAGCG GTTCAGGATGATGGTATCTCGCCACGGTGGATTTGCCCCGGATGCCACATACAGCTGGAATCGACGGCCCAGTTCTTCGAGATGATCCTGAAAGGGCAACAGTTGGTGGAACAGTTACTGTTCAGAGAAatcgagagggagaaagagcgCGAATTGGCGGTCGCGAGCAAGAATATCACCGTTGCCCGAGTGGAAGATCTAGGTCCACTATACGATACTCTCCTCGATCAAGCCAAGTGGAACGAGCTGTTTAGCAAAGCAGAGATATCCGTCACAGCATGCGTTGGAAACGATCTTCCACCGCTCGAGCTTCACGAGCTCGAGGACTTGCTTAAACCCATTAATGACAAAGACACCAGACAAGATCAGGTACCGTTTATCGCAGAAGAGGAGTCTCCGGTAAGGGAACCTTCAACGGATGAAGCGAATGAACTAGGGGAGAAGGATTGGATCGTTAACTCGGATGTTTCAAAGGCCGGTGGACGGTTGATAGGATTCGTGCAGAATAACAATGCCACCGATATTGGTAGTTTGGTAGTGGTCGAATCGACGACCGGATCATCGCGGACCCAGGCCAAGTTCATCTGCGATATTTGTGCCGCGAGTTTCGCACACGAGCGGCGCTATGTTCGGCACCGCAAAACCCATGCCGTTCTGTTCGAGTGTTCCGATTGTTTGGTGAAGTTCGGCACAACCGATAAGCTGAAGCGGCATCAACAACAGAAGGCTCATCGTGGGCAGGGGATAGTGGATGGAATTCAACTCAATAAGAAGACGGCACAGCGAGTACAATCCGTGAGTCACGGGACGGATAATGTGGATCAGTATGCTTGTGATAATTGTGATAATACGTTCCCGGAGCTGCAGACGGTGCTGAAACATGAAGAAACGGTGCACGCGAGTGAAAACAGAACGTACGTTTGTAGTGCTTGTGGTAAGTCCTTCCGGCAGAAGGATCTTTTAAAACGCCATCAGAGCACCCACACCGAGGGGCGTCCCCAtcggtgtacggtgtgtgAAGCAGCGTTCAAAACACGGTCGACGCTCTCGAAGCATACCAAATTACACGACGCGGAAGTGAAGCGTTTCCCGTGCACCCTGTGCGACCTGCAGTTCCGATACAAGGCCGGCCTCAAGCAGCACTTGAACGTGCACGCGGGCGTGAAACCGTTCCAGTGTCAGTATTGCGAGAGACGATTCTCCCAGCGCGGCAACCTGAAGGAACATTTGCGAACACATTCGGGTGATAAACCGTTTTCGTGCGATTCCTGTGAGGCCAGGTTTTCCACCAGTTCCCAGCAGCGGATGCACGTCATGCGCCACAACAGTGCGCGACCGCATGGGTGTGAACTGTGTAGTAAAACGTTTATCGCGCTCGAGGCCTACAAAACTCATATGCGACGTCATCGGAACGAGAAACCGTTCGGTTGCAGCGATTGTCCGCGATCGTTTTTCGAACGATGGGCCTTGCGCAAGCACATCCGTACGCACACGCTAGAGAAACCGTACACCTGCAAGTACTGTGGGAAGGCGTTCTCGGACTCGTCGAACATGACACGACACGTTGCCACCATCCATGGCggcgagagaaaaggaagcaagGTCGAAAGCAGCGaagaaccaccggaaccggctgACCAGGCTActgtgatgacgatgagcgaCGAGGTAGACACAATGGTGACTGCTCTTCCTGAGGATGAGTTACTATCGTTGGAATCTGTGGTGCTAATGAATGATCAGTAA